The Emys orbicularis isolate rEmyOrb1 chromosome 14, rEmyOrb1.hap1, whole genome shotgun sequence genome includes a region encoding these proteins:
- the GCSH gene encoding glycine cleavage system H protein, mitochondrial isoform X1 — MAALRALRRLGASLVPRCPGRCGPLISLRAGWSQAASTRSLGTSALLFSARKFTDKHEWISVENGIGTVGISNFAQEALGDIVYCSLPEIGTKLNKQDEFGALESVKAASELYSPLTGEVTEINATLADNPGLVNKSCYEDGWLIKMTVDNPSELNELMNEDAYEKFIKSIED, encoded by the exons ATGGCGGCGTTGCGAGCGCTGCGGAGGCTCGGGGCCAGCCTGGTTCCGCGCTGCCCTGGCCGCTGCGGCCCCCTCATCTCGCTCCGGGCGGGCTGGTCGCAAGCAGCCTCGACCAGGAGCCTGGGCACCAGCGCGCTGCTGTTCTCGG CCCGCAAATTCACAGACAAGCACGAGTGGATATCAGTTGAAAATGGTATTGGGACTGTAGGAATCAGCAATTTTGCACAG gAAGCATTAGGAGACATCGTTTATTGTAGTCTTCCAGAAATTGGGACAAAGTTGAACAAACAGg ATGAGTTTGGTGCTCTGGAAAGTGTGAAGGCTGCTAGTGAACTCTATTCTCCTCTCACGGGAGAAGTAACTGAAATTAATGCCACCCTTGCAGATAATCCAGGACTCGTCAATAAATCTTGTTATGAAGATG GTTGGCTTATCAAGATGACTGTGGACAACCCTTCAGAACTTAATGAACTGATGAATGAGGACGCGTATGAGAAATTTATAAAATCCATTGAGGACTGA
- the GCSH gene encoding glycine cleavage system H protein, mitochondrial isoform X2, translated as MRCFLLMLAARKFTDKHEWISVENGIGTVGISNFAQEALGDIVYCSLPEIGTKLNKQDEFGALESVKAASELYSPLTGEVTEINATLADNPGLVNKSCYEDGWLIKMTVDNPSELNELMNEDAYEKFIKSIED; from the exons ATGCGGTGCTTCCTGCTGATGTTAGCGG CCCGCAAATTCACAGACAAGCACGAGTGGATATCAGTTGAAAATGGTATTGGGACTGTAGGAATCAGCAATTTTGCACAG gAAGCATTAGGAGACATCGTTTATTGTAGTCTTCCAGAAATTGGGACAAAGTTGAACAAACAGg ATGAGTTTGGTGCTCTGGAAAGTGTGAAGGCTGCTAGTGAACTCTATTCTCCTCTCACGGGAGAAGTAACTGAAATTAATGCCACCCTTGCAGATAATCCAGGACTCGTCAATAAATCTTGTTATGAAGATG GTTGGCTTATCAAGATGACTGTGGACAACCCTTCAGAACTTAATGAACTGATGAATGAGGACGCGTATGAGAAATTTATAAAATCCATTGAGGACTGA